One window from the genome of [Clostridium] celerecrescens 18A encodes:
- a CDS encoding DUF5107 domain-containing protein, giving the protein MEAVKIWEESIVIPTYEVGEADKNPMFLESRVYQGSSGKIYPYPTIEKIHDTRTDKAYQAVWLENEYLKVMILPELGGRIQRAFDKTNQYDFVYYNHVIKPALVGLCGPWISGGIEFNWPQHHRPTTYSPVDYMLIEHEDGSKTCRICDVDQMYGTKGEASFTLHPGKAYIEIKGQLYNPTPMPQTFLWWANPAVPVNDHTQSIFPPDVHAVMDHGKRDVSRFPIATGVYYKHDYSEGIDISRYKNIPVPTSYMAEKSEFNFVGGYDYQVGAGILHVADHHISPGKKQWTWGCGDFGKAWDRNLTDEDGPYIELMTGVYTDNQPDFTWLKPMEEKTFTQYFMPYKAVGPVKNASIHAVINLETRESEIHIAAYGTQEYPDARILLTYGKETLLDETTLLSPVHTYEKTLHTGVEDETRLTFKVLSGDRELVSYTPLKKEVPKLPSPAKAADDPEKIMTNEELYLTGLHIEQYRHATYRPDPYYIEGLKRDPEDIRINNAYGSLLMRRGCFEEAEEYFRMALKRAVRKNPNPYDSEPYYNLGLALLYQGKIEKAFDAFYKATWSGEQQEMSFYYLSCIESMRGNYESALEFVEKGLVRNSHNVKARALNVYLLRRLTRTAEARALIVENLKVDSFDYISRLEAAYLEPGRQEEIRLEISRLARGYHENYLMAARHYAEFGAYEAAVQTLDQCSGKWPMLYYYKAYYLMLMGKDGSETLKEALKQAEGCSTDYCFPNKLEDISVLRFAAERNPEGANANYYLGNLYYDKLQYRTALSYWEQSARLNPRFPTVWRNLSLAYYNKEKDRERAKEAMEKAYRLNPADARIFLELDQLYKKLDMPAAERLEKYEAARDVFMKRDDLMIEYATLLNLLGHYGEAYEFIMSYKFHPWEGGEGKVTAQYVVSLVELARQAMDAKEWGRAEEYLTKALKYPENLGEGKLEGTKDNHINYYLGAVMENLGKTEAARACYEAASVGTEEPAGMMYYNDQPADMIYYQGLAKEKLGKPVEARSRFYKLLDYGEQHMFDNMKIEYFAVSLPDFLIYEDDLDKKNKAHCNYLIGLGKMGLGDRKGAKEAFMETIKLDNAHLNAIRYINMI; this is encoded by the coding sequence ATGGAAGCAGTAAAAATATGGGAGGAGTCCATTGTCATACCCACTTATGAGGTGGGGGAAGCAGATAAAAATCCGATGTTCCTGGAAAGCCGTGTTTATCAGGGAAGCTCGGGAAAAATCTACCCTTACCCTACCATTGAGAAGATCCATGATACCAGGACGGACAAAGCCTATCAGGCAGTCTGGCTGGAAAATGAATACTTGAAGGTAATGATACTCCCGGAGCTTGGAGGAAGAATCCAGCGGGCCTTTGACAAAACGAATCAATATGATTTCGTCTATTACAACCACGTCATAAAGCCTGCCCTGGTAGGGCTCTGCGGACCTTGGATCAGCGGCGGGATTGAATTTAACTGGCCCCAGCACCACCGGCCGACCACTTATTCTCCTGTGGACTATATGCTGATAGAACATGAGGATGGTTCTAAAACCTGCCGGATCTGCGATGTGGACCAGATGTACGGAACCAAGGGGGAGGCCAGCTTCACCCTGCATCCCGGAAAAGCTTATATCGAGATAAAGGGCCAGCTTTACAACCCCACGCCAATGCCCCAGACCTTTTTATGGTGGGCAAACCCGGCGGTTCCGGTCAATGATCACACTCAGTCCATCTTCCCGCCGGATGTCCATGCTGTTATGGATCACGGAAAAAGGGATGTATCCCGTTTTCCCATTGCAACGGGAGTCTATTATAAGCATGACTACAGTGAAGGCATTGATATTTCCCGTTATAAGAATATTCCGGTACCGACCTCTTACATGGCTGAAAAAAGTGAATTTAATTTTGTAGGCGGCTATGATTACCAGGTGGGAGCGGGAATCCTTCATGTGGCAGACCATCACATTTCGCCAGGAAAAAAGCAGTGGACCTGGGGCTGCGGGGATTTCGGAAAGGCCTGGGACCGGAATCTTACCGATGAGGACGGACCTTACATTGAGCTGATGACCGGTGTTTACACGGATAATCAGCCGGATTTCACTTGGTTAAAGCCAATGGAGGAAAAAACCTTTACCCAGTATTTCATGCCTTATAAAGCCGTTGGCCCCGTGAAAAACGCCTCCATTCACGCCGTCATAAACTTAGAGACAAGGGAAAGTGAGATCCATATTGCTGCATACGGAACCCAGGAGTATCCTGATGCGAGGATTCTGCTGACTTACGGCAAGGAGACACTTCTAGATGAAACCACCCTTCTTTCTCCTGTCCATACTTATGAAAAGACGCTGCATACCGGAGTGGAGGATGAGACAAGGCTGACTTTTAAAGTGCTTTCCGGCGATAGAGAGCTGGTTTCCTATACCCCCTTAAAGAAGGAGGTTCCAAAGCTTCCAAGCCCTGCAAAAGCAGCCGATGATCCGGAAAAGATCATGACAAATGAAGAGTTGTATCTTACCGGGCTTCATATCGAGCAGTACCGCCATGCGACTTACAGACCGGATCCTTATTACATAGAGGGCTTAAAAAGGGATCCTGAAGATATCCGCATCAATAATGCCTATGGCTCCCTGCTTATGCGCAGAGGCTGCTTTGAGGAGGCGGAGGAGTATTTCAGGATGGCGTTAAAACGGGCTGTGCGGAAAAATCCCAACCCTTATGACTCTGAGCCTTATTACAATCTGGGCCTGGCACTTTTGTATCAGGGAAAGATTGAGAAAGCCTTTGATGCTTTTTATAAGGCAACGTGGTCAGGTGAGCAGCAGGAAATGAGCTTTTATTATCTTTCCTGCATCGAATCCATGAGAGGAAATTATGAAAGTGCACTGGAATTTGTAGAAAAGGGACTGGTGAGAAATTCACATAATGTAAAGGCCAGAGCCTTAAACGTCTATCTCCTGCGCCGGCTGACCAGGACGGCAGAAGCCAGAGCTCTTATTGTGGAGAATTTGAAGGTGGACTCCTTTGACTATATATCCCGTTTGGAAGCAGCATATCTGGAGCCAGGACGTCAGGAGGAAATCCGTCTGGAGATAAGCCGGCTGGCCAGAGGCTATCACGAAAACTACTTAATGGCAGCCAGACATTATGCGGAATTCGGTGCATACGAAGCTGCCGTCCAGACCCTGGACCAGTGTTCCGGCAAATGGCCCATGCTCTATTACTATAAAGCCTACTATCTGATGCTTATGGGAAAAGACGGATCAGAAACTTTAAAAGAGGCTTTAAAGCAGGCGGAGGGGTGCAGCACGGATTACTGTTTCCCCAATAAGCTGGAGGACATCTCAGTGCTTAGGTTTGCGGCGGAAAGGAATCCGGAAGGAGCCAACGCCAATTATTATCTGGGAAATTTATATTATGATAAGCTTCAGTACCGTACTGCCCTTTCTTATTGGGAGCAGTCCGCCCGGTTAAATCCCCGGTTCCCAACTGTGTGGAGAAATTTATCACTGGCTTATTACAACAAGGAAAAGGACAGGGAAAGGGCAAAAGAGGCCATGGAAAAGGCCTATCGTCTGAATCCGGCCGATGCAAGGATCTTTCTGGAATTGGATCAGCTTTATAAAAAGCTGGATATGCCTGCAGCAGAACGTCTGGAAAAATATGAAGCTGCCAGAGATGTATTTATGAAGCGTGACGATCTGATGATTGAATATGCAACACTTTTAAATCTATTGGGACATTACGGAGAGGCTTATGAATTCATTATGAGCTATAAATTCCATCCTTGGGAAGGCGGGGAAGGGAAGGTAACTGCCCAGTATGTAGTCTCTCTTGTGGAGCTGGCCAGGCAGGCCATGGATGCAAAGGAATGGGGCAGGGCAGAAGAATACCTGACAAAGGCCCTGAAATATCCGGAGAATCTGGGAGAAGGAAAGTTAGAAGGAACAAAGGACAATCATATCAATTATTATCTGGGTGCGGTCATGGAGAATCTGGGAAAGACTGAGGCAGCAAGAGCCTGTTATGAGGCGGCCAGTGTAGGAACGGAGGAACCGGCAGGCATGATGTATTACAATGACCAGCCTGCGGATATGATTTATTACCAGGGTCTGGCTAAGGAAAAGCTGGGAAAACCGGTGGAGGCCAGGTCCAGGTTCTATAAACTGCTGGATTACGGAGAGCAGCATATGTTTGATAACATGAAGATCGAATATTTCGCAGTATCCCTGCCCGATTTCCTGATTTATGAAGATGACCTGGATAAGAAAAACAAGGCCCATTGCAACTATCTTATAGGGCTTGGAAAAATGGGGCTTGGAGATAGAAAGGGGGCGAAGGAAGCTTTCATGGAGACTATAAAGCTGGATAATGCCCATTTAAACGCAATCCGGTATATAAATATGATATAA
- a CDS encoding AraC family transcriptional regulator: MLSTERGVISGSDYYVYTPSAQAERIFLYPVNMGLFRYEPGYSLHRNSYDSFLIMFIRRGECQVETGGRVFHAVEGQVVILNCFEPHAYWTTTGWEAEWIHFDGLGAAGYYEAILDGGPPVITLRDTYRLEKYLHKIYLQFRECYSIKEAWLNNYIVNILTELLVNRDFEHSENVSSSIIEDTIAYINEHLTDPLTLKDLADQASLSPFYFSRLFKKESGFSPHEYVIAARVNNAKFLLKSLDISIKDICFSTGFTSESSFCTTFKKVTGITPSEYRFSIRN, translated from the coding sequence ATGCTGTCTACAGAACGAGGGGTCATCTCAGGGTCAGACTATTATGTTTATACGCCCAGTGCCCAGGCTGAAAGAATTTTCTTATATCCCGTTAACATGGGACTTTTCCGGTACGAACCCGGATATTCCCTTCACCGGAATTCTTATGACAGCTTCCTCATCATGTTCATCCGGAGAGGAGAATGCCAGGTCGAGACAGGCGGACGAGTCTTTCATGCCGTTGAAGGGCAGGTAGTGATACTAAACTGCTTTGAGCCACACGCCTACTGGACGACAACGGGCTGGGAAGCAGAATGGATCCATTTTGACGGCTTAGGTGCGGCAGGATATTATGAGGCAATCCTGGATGGCGGCCCTCCGGTCATTACCCTGAGGGATACCTACCGCCTGGAAAAATATCTGCATAAAATTTATCTGCAGTTTCGGGAGTGTTATTCCATCAAAGAGGCCTGGCTGAACAATTACATTGTTAATATTCTAACGGAGCTTTTGGTCAACAGGGACTTTGAGCATTCAGAAAACGTCTCTTCCAGCATCATTGAGGACACCATTGCTTACATCAACGAACATCTAACCGATCCCCTTACTCTGAAGGACCTGGCGGATCAGGCTTCCTTAAGTCCCTTTTACTTCAGCCGGCTGTTTAAAAAGGAATCCGGATTTTCGCCTCATGAATATGTGATCGCAGCCAGGGTCAACAATGCCAAGTTCCTTTTAAAGTCCCTGGACATCTCCATCAAGGACATCTGCTTCAGCACAGGCTTTACCAGTGAAAGCAGCTTTTGCACCACCTTTAAAAAAGTCACGGGAATCACGCCTTCCGAATACCGTTTCTCTATCAGGAACTGA